In Cystobacter ferrugineus, the DNA window CCTCGAAGTCGATGGCGCTCATGGACCGCCGTGTACCGCGCGAGCTCCGGGCACCGCAAGGGCGCGGGCGATCCTCGTCTCGGCCGGGCTCTTCCTCGCGACGGGCTGCGCCGCTACCGCACATCCGACGCCCACGGTGCGCACCTCGATGACGGAGCAGATCGCGACGACGGACTTCCGCGTGGCCACGTACGAGACGTACCTCTCCGCGTGGACGGCGATCCCGGACGACCGACGGCTGCATCTGCTGCAGGCGAGCGTGACGGAGGGGGTCGTCTTCACGAACCCCACGAAACCGCGGACCGGCATCGACGACGTGGCAGACCACCTCAGGGCCTTCCAGACGCGGAGCCCGGGCGGCTCCTTCCGCCTCGTTGCGATGCTCGGCTGGGAAGACAACGCCATCGCCACCTGGCAGTTCGTCGACGCCGCGGGGAACGCTGGCTTCACGGGCTACGACGTCCTCGCCTTCGACGGCGAGCATCGCATCAAGAGCATCCTCCTCTTCAGCAACGTGCCGAAGCAGACTCTCAAGTAACGAAAGGAATCCAAATGATTGCGTTCACTCCCGCCGATCTCGATCGCTTCCTCCGCGAGGACGACGGCGCGCCGGTCATCATGCTCAACCTGCTCCGCTTCCGCCCCGACGGCGGACGGGAGCGCTACCTCGAATACCTGCAGATGGCGGGTCCGCTCGTCGCGCGCTACGGCGCGGAGATCCTCTACGCGGGCGACGGCATGACACCGCTCGCGGCGGAGCCGGGCCAGGCCTGGGACACCGTCGCCCTGGTCCGCTATCCGAGCCGGCGCGCCTTCGCGGACATGCTCGCCGATCCGCAGTACGCGGTCGCCGATCCCGTACGCAAGTCGGCGCTCTCGGAGGCGGTCCTGCAGCCCACGCGTAGTATTCCGCCGGCCTGAGCGTACGAAAGCGAAACGCCGCGGTCGTCTCGAACCGCGGCGCTTCATCGGTCCATATCAGGACGTGCGTTTCAGGCCTGCTTCTCGTGATTGCTAGTCATGGTCTCGGCGTTGAGCAGGCGCCCTTGTCGCGGTATGAACTCGCAGGTGCGCCGGCCGCATTGGATGTTTCCCGCGGAGGTTTCCCGCGAAGGACGCGTTACTCTCCGGACGCCTTGAAGATGAACGGGTAGGTGACGACCACCGAGCCACCGCCCTGGGGCTTGGGGAACGTCCAGGTGCTCACTCGGCCGGCCACGCACTGCTCCAGCTCGGAGTTACCCGCCGTGGACTGGACCGCGTTCGACGTCACCACGTTGCCCTCGGTGGCGATGGTGAAGCGGATGGCCACCTTGCCGCCCAGCTTCGGAAAGCGGTTGAGCAGGCTTTCGTAGCAGAAGCGGATCTGCCCGCGGTTGCGATGGATGACCTGGCGCACGAGCTCCTTGTCGAGCGAGCCGCTCACCGTGGCGTCCTCGGCCGCGATGCCCACTTCCACGCTCTGCTTGGTGCGGCCGAGGCCGCCGACGCTGCTGCCATAGCCGTCCTTGCCACCGCCACGGCCCGTGGTGCCCACCGCGCCGATGTCCACCACGTCCATGGAGCCCGCGCCCCCCCCGCCGCCGCCCCTGATACGCAGGCCATCGATGCTGGTCGTGCCCACCCTGACGCCGACCATGTTACCCATGACGACCTTGAGGTTGGTGTTCATCCTGCCGTCGAAGAGGCCCGCCACGCTCTTTTTGTCACCGAAGATCCCCTTCACCACGTCCCTGACCGTGTTTTGCTTGTCGGGCCTGATCGGAGTCGAGGCGGACTTGAGCCTCTCCTTCTTGACGACCTGGGTGCCGTCCCTGCGAGCCGCCTTCTCCTTCTTGGCCGTCTTCTCCGCCTTCTGCGCGTCGAGTTTCTCCAGGAACTTGTTCTTCTGCGTCTCTGGAGGCTTCACGATGAACTTGGCGATGCGCGAGTTGTTGTCCGCGAGTTCATCCGCGTAGTTGTCGCCCGCCGCGGCCAGGTTGGACGCGCTGATGACGAACATCGACGCGATGAAGAAGAGCACCAGGAGGATGTTGATGACCGGGAAGTCCAGCGACTCGCCCAGCGGCGCCCAGGCGCGCTTGGGCACGGACTCGTAGCAGGCCTCCAGCGTCACGCCGCCCAGGTCCACCGCCAGGAAGTCGTCCGCCTCGAGCATGAGTGCGTAGGCGTCGCCCTCGTGCGAGGCCTTGCCGGACTCGATGACCGCCTCGAGGTCCAGCGTCTCTCCCTTACGGATGAGCTCGCCCTTCATCTTGCCCGTGAAGAGCACCGTGTAGGACTGGCCGTCCGAGCGCATCACCTCGAAGCGCTCCCCGCCGAGCTTGGAGTCGCCCATGACGAAGTCCACGTCCTTGGCGCTGCCCACGGAGAACACGCGCTTCTGGCCCGGGGCGATGAAGAAGTCGCCCACGCGCTGGTCTCCCCACATGAAGTGCAGGCCCAGACCGACCGGCCCCTTGGACCGTGAGGGCACCCGGCGCACGCGGGGCGCGGCCGGCCCGGCCGGAGCCTCCACCGCGGCGGCCTGGGCGAGTGCCGCGTCGGGCGGAGGAGCGCTCGGAGCGGTCGCGGCGGGCGTGGAGCTCGCGGCGGCCGAGGCGAGGTTCGCCGCGGCGATGGCCGTGGTGTCCTCCATTCGGATGATGGTGCCACCGACCTTGATCTCATCGCCGAAGGACAGCAGGACCTTGTTCACCCGCTTGCCATTGACGTAGGTGCCCTCGAGACTGCCCATGTCGATGATGGACAGGCTGCCATTGGAGGCAGCCTCGATGACGGAGTGGATACGGCTGACCTTCTCGTCGTCCAGGCACAGATGCGCCGAGGCGAGACGGCCAATCTTGATGATGTCGCGCTCGAAGTCCTTGGAGGTGACCAGGGTGTCACCCTTGAAGACCCGGAGTGTCAAAGGCACGGGCATTGCGATTCCTCAGGTAGGCCTGCTGCGGCGATGCTTAGGACAACGCGGAGAGCGGTAGGTTCCCGGCGATTTTCACAACTCGCCGACCGACTGCGCTGCTCTCGTTCCCAAAGAAGGGACTTTTGAAGAGAGATTGGCGCGCAGGTACTGCATGAAGGAGGCCTCGTTCACCTCCGGGCTGGGGCGCAGCGGCCAACCACACCCAATCCGCCCCTCGCCCTTCTCCCTTCACCTTTCCGCACCCGCGTTCCACCCTCCGCGGCCCCCCTGCCCGTCCTATGCTTCGAACGAGAGGGCGCTCGGATGCTTGACCGGGAAGAAGGGGGTTGCTTCGCTGCCCGGGTCGAGCATCGCGACCGGAGGCGACCATGGCGGAGCAGAAGGTTCGTCTGACGAAGGAGAAGGAGACGTACCTCGCCACGCTGTACGGCAAGGCGCTGGACGCCGCGGCCGAGCATCCCATCCTCGGAGACCGGTTCGCCGCGGACGCCGTCGCGCGCATCGCCTACGACTTCAAGGCACTCAAGCTCCCGCGAGGGGGGGAGATCACCCTGCCGATACGGGCCTGGCACTTCGACCAGTGGACTCGAGCCTTCCTCGCCGCCAACCCCGAGTCGACGGTGCTGCACCTCGGCTGCGGCCTCGACACCCGCGTGTATCGGATCAACCCGGGGCCGAAGGTGCGCTGGTATGACATCGATTTCCCCGACGTCATCGCCCTGCGCGAGCAGCTCTATCCGGAGCGCGAGGGTTATCACCTCATCGGCTCCTCGGTGACGGAGCGCTCCTGGCTCGACGCCATCCCCGGAGACACACCGGTGCTCGTCATCGCCGAGGGACTGCTGATGTACGTGCACGAGATGGACGGGATCGCGTTGCTCCGGCGCATCACCGAGCGATTCCCGAGCGGTCAGCTCGCGTTCGATGGCTACAGTGCGGGGATGCTGCGCCTGGTCTCGCGCCTGGCGACGGTGCGCGGCGCGAAGGTCGAGCTCGTGTGGGGAGTCGATGATCCTCACGGCCTCGAGAAACAGGTGCCCAGGCTCCGCCTCGCCGAGGACGTCTCGTTCCTCACGATGCCCGCCCTCGTCGAGCGGCTGGCCAGGAACGGACTCTCCCGGGCAATACACGGGATGATGGGCCGTCTGCCGTTCTACCGGCACCTGGTCCGCCATCTGCGCTACGAGTTCTCGGAAGCATAGCATGCCGCCACAAGTCAGGCACTGAGTCAGCCATACGCAGGCTCGACTGGCGGCATTGGCGGGGAGGCAGGACCCGAGGGGTCAGGCCTTCACGTGGATTTGATGATCCAGGGCGGTGTACGGGCGGAGGGGATCGCCCTCGGTCTCGTTGCTCTGGACGCGCCAGGACTGGACGAGCCGGGAGCGGTAGTCGGGCGTGACGGACTGCGGTTCGATCGCCAGGGTCTGGGCCACCACCCGCAGCTCTCCACTCACGGGGTTGCGCCACAGGAAGATGAACGTCGTGGGGAGGGCCTTGACGCAGTACTTGTTGTACCAGGCATCGGGCAGGTAATCGCACACCGCCACGTAGCAGCGCATCGTGCCGGGGAACCGGGCCGTGCCCTGGGGGCCGAACCGCGGATTGCTCCCGGGGCTCTGGTAGTGGAAGCACATGTACTTGCCCTTCTTCGCGGGCACGGTGTCCGTGACCACGAAGGAGCAGCCATTCATGATGCCCGTGAAGGTGAAGGCGGGCGGGCTGCCCGTATCCACCTGCACCTGACCCATGTCGCTGAGCGCCGCGACCGTGCCCGTGAGGTAGGCGAAGTAGTTGCCCTCGATGGGATGGTCCGGCGACTTCGGCCATTCCGGGAGGACCACGTTCTGGGTCGTGTACTGCTCGAACGTCAGGAGCCGCCGCAGGACGTACTTGTTCGCCTCGATCTTCGTGAGATCGTAGCGGACCTTCGCATCGGCGTCGGTGAGACAACTCAGGTTCACGCCCTTGGCGCGCTTGGCGAAGTCCTTCTCGACCAGCTTTCCGAAGATATGGGACTCGGGCTGGTAGTTGATGATCGTGTTCTTCTTCAGGAACTCGATCGGATTGGAGAGGAATTCGACGTTCGCGGAGGGCATGAAGCCAGGAAGGTAGCACACGGGGATTGCCCCGGAGTAGGCACTCCCAGAGGGTTGTCCTCGGCTGCTGGCAGGGGAATCCCACCCATGTCCACGCCTCCGCCCGACCGTTGCGCCTCTCTTCGTGCTCGACCACCTGCCGTGGGGCTCGAGCTCGAAAGAGGCGGGGTACATCGCCTTTACACCTTGGCGGGGCGCAGGTCCGCCGTCGGGGCGAACGTGGGCGGGCGGCGATGCTTCGTGGCCTGCTCGTAGGCGAAGGCGAGCCGCAACAGCGTGGGCTCGCTCCAGGCCTTCCCGATGAAGGACAGGCCCACCGGCAGTCCAGCGATGTAACCCGCGGGCACGGTGATGCTCGGGTAGCCCGCCACCGCCGCTGGCGTGGAACTGCTTCCCAGCCAGTGGTCTCCGTTCACCAGGTCGATGAGCCCCGGAGGCGCCTGCGTCGGCGCCACCAGCGCGTCCAGCTTGTGCTTCGCCATCACCGCGTCGATGCCCTGTTCCCTCGACAGCTTCCGGCACGCCGCCAACGCCTTGCGGTACTTCTTGTCCGTCAGCGGCCCCTTCTGCTGCGCCTGATGGAAGAGCTCCTGGCCAAACCATGCCAGTTCCGTGTCCCGGTGCTCCTCGTTGAACCGGATGAGGTCCGCCAGCGTCTTCAACCGCGTCCGCTCCCCCAGCCCCGCGAGGTACGCCTCGATGTCCGCCTTGAAGTCGTGGAGCAGCACCTCCAACTCCGGCTCGTCCAGCTTCGCCGCCGAGGGGATGGGCGCCTCGATGAGCTCCGCGCCCCGCTCCTTCATCACGTCCAACGCCCGCTCGATGAGCGCGTCCGTGGCGGGGTGGTAGCCGAAGAACCGCTCGCGCGGCACGCCGATGCGCGCTCCCTTCAACCCGTTCACGTCGAGGAAGCGCGTGTAGTCCGCGTGCGCATGGCGCTGGCTCGCGGCCGTCACCGCGTCGCTCGGATCCACCCCCGCGAGCACCCCGAGCAGCACGGCCGCGTCCGTCACCGTGCGCGTCATGGGGCCCGCGCTGTCCTGGGTGTGTGACAGGGGCACGATGCCCGCGCGGCTCACGAGCCCCACCGTCGGCTTGAGCCCCACGAGCGAGCACGCCGCCGAGGGCGAGACGATGGAGCCATCCGTCTCCGTGCCCACGGACACCGCGCACAGATTCGCCGCCGTGGCCGCCCCCGAGCCCGAGCTCGAACCCGACGGCGTGCGGTCCAGCGCGTAGGGATTGCGGCACTGGCCTCCCCGCCCGCTCCAACCGCTGCACGAGTGCGTGGAACGGAAGTTGGCCCACTCGCTGAGGTTCGTCTTGCCGAGGAGGACCGCGCCCGCGGCCCTCAAGCGCTCCACCACGAACGCATCCCGCGAGGGCACGGCGCCCACGAGCGCGAGCGAGCCCGCGGTGGTCTGCATCCTGTCCGCCGTCCCGATGTTGTCCTTGATGAGCACGGGAATGCCGTGCAGCGGACCCCGCGGCCCCTTCGCCTCGCGCTCCGCGTCGAGCGCCGCCGCGATGGCGAGTGCGTCCGGGTTGAGCTCGATGACGGACCCGAGCGCGGTGCCTCCCTTGTCGATTTCCTGGATGCGCGCGAGGTAACGCTCCGTGAGGCCGTGCGCGGTGTGCTTCCCCGACGTCAGGTCCGCCTGAAGCCCGGCGAGCGTGGCCTCCTCCAACTCGAAGGCCGAGCCGCGCGAAACGGCGGGAGGATTGGAGCTCGCGGAGGGCTGGGCCTGGACATCCAGGGCCACGAGCGTGCTGGCGGCGGCCGCGCCACCAAGGAACGTGCGGCGGCTCAGCTCCCGGGGAGTCCCGGAGGAGGGAGAGGGTTTCTTCATGAGGCGCGTGACTACAGCAGCGCGCGCGCCGGGCCGCAATCGCACTCCCCGTGAGGGCGCGGATCGTCGAGCTGGCGCTGATGCGTCAGGTGAAGCAGGCGCTCGACCCTCGGAACATCATGAATCCGGGCAGACACCCTCTCTGCCCTCGGGGGTCCCAGCGGGCGGGAGCTGGGCCCCTCGCGCCTCCTGCGGGAAGATGAGACAAACCGCGGGTGTCTGTCTGGAGGATGTCCATTGCAATATCGCACACATCACGAGAGGCGTGCATGAAGAGAAATCTGGTTTCAGGGGCCGCGGGTCCGAGCGGAAGGCTGAGCCTGTGCATGGCGGTCCTCTACCTCACGCTCCTCGGCGGGTGCGGTGGAATGGAGGAGTCGTTCCCTCCCGAGGAGCCCTCCGTGACCGGGGAGACCGAAGCCGCCACGCCGACGGTGGAGAGAGTGGAGGCGCCGCTGGCCTCGCCCGTGGCCGCGAATGGCAAGCTTCAGGTGGTGGGCAATCAGATCCGGAACCAGAATGGCGTGGCCGTGCAGCTCAAGGGGATGAGCCTCTTCTGGAGCCAGTGGGGCGGAGCGTTCTACAACGCCTCCGTCGTCAACTCGCTCGCGGACAACTGGAAGGTCACCGTGGTGCGCGCCGCCATGGGAGTGGAGAACGGCGGCTACCTCACCAACCCCGCGGCGGAGAAGGCCCGGGTGAAGACCGTCGTCGACGCGGCCATCGCCAAGGGCCTCTACGTGATCATCGACTGGCATGATCACAACGCCACGGCGCACACCGCGCAGGCCAAGGCGTTCTTCACGGAGATGGCGCAGCGCTACAAGAACACCCCCAACGTCATCTTCGAGATCTTCAACGAGCCGGACAATGAGACCTGGACCCAGGTGAGGGCCTACGCGGTGGAAATCATTGGCGCCATCCGCGCCACGGGAGCCCCCAACCTCGTGGTGGTGGGCACACCGACGTGGTCGCAGGACGTGGACGTGGCCGCCAGCAACCCCATCACCCAGTACCCCAACGTGGCCTATACGCTGCACTTCTACGCGGGCACGCACAAGCAGGGCCTGCGCGACAAGGCGGCCACGGCGTTGTCCAAGGGCATCGCCCTGTTCGTGACGGAGTTCGGCACCTGCGGCTCGTCCGGCAATGGCAACCTCAATCTCGCCGAGACCCAGCTATGGATCGACTTCATGAACAGCCGCAAGCTGAGCTGGGCCAACTGGGCGCTCAACGACAAGGCCGAGACCGCCTCCGCGCTCGTCACCGGCTCGAGCACCACCGGGAACTGGCCCGACTCGGCCCTCACGCCCTCCGGCGCCTTCATCAAGCAGAAGCTGTTGCAGTAATCCGCGACAGGCGGGGGCGACGAGGGGGCGCTCCAAGGCGGCATCTCCAAGGAAGCCATTGGGCCGGCCCGAACAATGGGGCACCTTCATGCGCTGCCCTGCCCCTCGGGCCGGTAGGGAAGCTCCAGCGTGAAGGTCGCGCCCTTCTTGGGGCCATCGCTGTGGGCCACCAGCGAGCCCCCCAGCGCGCGAGCGGCGATCGCACACGAGTGGAGCCCGAAGCCGTGTCCGTCCTTGCGCGTGGTGAACCCATGCTGGAAGATCTTCGTGAGCAGCTCCGGCGCGATGCCCATGCCGTTGTCCCGCACCTGCACATGGACTCGGTCTTCCGTGGGACGCTCGACCCTCAGCGTCAGACGCCGCTCGCCTTCTGGATTGTCATTCACCGCGTACTTGGCGTTGCTGATGAGGTTCAGGACGATCTGCAGCAGCTTGTGCTTGTCGACCATCACGTGCGGCAGTGGGGCGAAGTGCCGCTCGACCGTGACGCCGTGCCGCCCGAGCGCCGCCGCGTTGATGCGGAGCGCGTCCTCGACCAGCTCCTGCAGCGAGGTCACCTCCACGATGTTCGAGGACATGGCGTAGTTCTGCTGGAGCTCGACGATCATCCGGATGTGCTCGACATGGCGGTGGAGGGCCGCCGTCATCTCCAGCAGCTCGTCGCGCGTGGAGGACAGGTGCTGTCCGAGCTTGACGAGGTAGTCGGGCAGGCGCCGCCCGCGCTCGTCCTCCGTCATGAAGACCGCGAGGTCGGCGCGGTGCGACTCGAGCAGCTCGGCGACCTTGATGAGCGGTTGCACGCGGAGCGTCCGCAGCCGCTCGTCCAGGATGGAGGCCGAGGTGTTGATGCTGTTGAGGACGTTGCCCACGTTGTGCAGCACGTTGGTGGCGAGCTCGGCCATGCCCGCCTGGCGCGCCAGCTCCACGGCGCGGCGCTGGGCGTCCCTCAGCTCCTGCGTGCGCTCCTTGACGCGGACCTCCAGCCCATCATGGGCGTGGCGCAGGGCCTCGTTGGCCTGTGCGAGCTCCCGCGTGCGCTCGGCCACCCGCTGCTCGAGCTCGTCGCGGGCCAGTCGTAGCGCGGCCTCGCTGCGTGCGAGCTCCTCCGTCGAGGCCGCGAACGGCAGGAGGATGCGCCAGATGACGAACGCGGCGCTCCCGAGCATCAGCAGGAAGAGGCCAATCGGGGTGAGGCGATGGACGGCGGTGAGCCGACTACTCTCCACCTGCACGCGACGCTGCAGGAGCACGGAGACGTCACCCAGTGCCCAGGTCAGCCGCGACGCCGCGGCGCGGAAGCGCTCCACGTCGGGGTTGTTCTTGAGGGAATGGTTGTCGGAGCGGAGGAGGCGCACATGAGCCGCGTGCGTCTCCTCCCATAGCGCCCACACGGAGGAGAGTGCCTCACGGACCTCCGGCTCCTCGATGCCCCGCAGCGTCACCACCACGTCACCGGTGCGCGCCTGTCCTCCCTGGAGCATCGCCGTGTTCGCGGCCACGAAGCGCCCGGCCAGCGCCTGGGCGGTGGTCCGCTGCCGCACCAGCAGCTCCCAGTCGGCCGTCGCCAGTCCGACGAGGGCGAGGGAGGTGGCGCTCTCGAACTGCTCGGCGGTGGTGCGCTGGTCGGCCGCGACCGCGACGTACTGCCGGCTCCGGTCCGCGATCGCGTCAATCTCCACCACGGCCAACAGGGAGAACACCTGCAGGACGATGCCCAGCGTCACCATCCCCGCGATGGGCCAGAGCAGCCTCCGGGTCTGGTTCACCATCCGTGTCTCTCCGGCGCTCATCGGATGTGGGTGAAGCCCGCCTTGTCCGCGGCTTCCCGCATCGAGCGGATATCGTCGTAGTTGCTATCGTCCACGAGGGTGAAGCGCTCGAGCAGTGCCTCTTCGAGGATCTTCCGCCCTTCCGGGTCCTCGTGCATCGTCACCAGCGCGCGCTGGAGCGACTCCCGGAGGTCCTCCGGCATCCGGCTCGAGGCGACGATCGGGCAGATGCCGGCCGGGCCCACACTCTCGAGGACCCGGACCTTCGCGGCGTGCCCGAAGCCCTTCTCCCGGTCGTAATCCAGCACGAGGCTGTCGACGAAGCTCGCATCCGCTTCACCGGCGGCGACCATGCGGATCGACTCCTCGTGGGAACCGGACCGGAGCACCTTGCCGAAGAATCCGTTCGTCAGGCCAAGCTGGATCAGCCGGTAGCGGGGCAGGTTGTAGCCCGAATTGGAGATCTCATCGTTGTAGACGTAGGTCTTGCCCGCGAGGTCGTGGATGGACTGGTAGGGGCTGTCCTGTCGGACGATGAGGTCCGAGTAATACTTGGGCTTCCCCCCATACCGGGCGGCCTTCACGATGGGCGCGGCGATGAGCCGGGCCGCGGGCCGCGGGTTGTCGCGGAGCATCACGTAGGGCAGGCCGCAGATGAAACCGCAGTGCACGGTTCCCTCTTCGAGCATGCTGTTGATGGTCCCGTAGGCCAGCCCACTGATGAACTCGGTCTGGACGCCGGTCTTGTGCGTCAGGTACTCGGCGATCCGCGAGTAGACGCCAATCCCCGACTCGGAGACGAAGGCGGCGGACATGGCGAGCCGGATGGTCATGCCGGTGGTCCCGGCGCGTTCCCCCGAGGGGAGAGGCTGCTCGGCGGCCATGACGGCGGCGGTCGCCGGCTCGGAGGTTCGCCACCCGAGGATGGCACCGCCAGCGATCGCGAGGACACCCGCGAGGCCGAGGAGCAGAAGGGAGCTGCGCGTAGGGACACTCACCGGGGCTTCTCCATGGCGAAGGCGACGCCGCTGTGCAGCGTGGGATGCGTCCTCACGCCACCCAGGTCGCTCCCGAGAAGCGCCAGGGCCCGCCCGAGCTCGGGCGGCACTCCGGTCAGGACGAGCTCGGCGCCCGCCAGACTCACGGCCCGCGCGACGCCGAGGAGTCCCTCGGCGAGTTCGGGGCCCAGGCCCGGCACCCCCGTCACATCGAGAATGGCGAACCGCACGCGCCGGCTCGACAGCCCCATCACGAGCGCCTCCCGCACCTGTCGCAGCCGCTCTGGATCCACCTGGCCGAGGAGCGGCAGGAGGACGACGTCCTCGGAGAGAGGGAGGAGGGCCAGGGACGTCGGCGCCGAGGGCCGCGCGAGCTGGTTCCACTTTTCCACCAGGGCGCACGCCATCTGGCGGACCTCGACGGGATCGAACGGTTTCTTGAGGACGAGGAGGCGGTCCGTCCGGCCGAAGCGGGCGCTCATGGCCTCCCAGGAGTAGTCCGAGTAGGCCGAGCAGATGACGGCATGGAGGCGCGGATCCTCCTGCCAGATGCGCACGAGCGTCTCGACCCCATCCCATCCTGGGGGCATGCGGACGTCGATGAACGCGAGCGCGTAGGGAGAGCCGTCCGCCAGCGCCTTCTGGACCATCGCGAGTGCCTCGGAGCCCTGGCGGGCGCTCGTCAGCTCGAAGGTCGGCGGCCTGGGTGTCGCCGTGCTCGCCCCGCCGAGGAGCGCTGCCTCCAGCTCGTCCAGGTCGGAGGTGTCCTCGCGGGGCACGAGGATCCGGCGGAAGTCATCATGAATATCCTCATTGTCGTCGACGACGAGGATTCGCCTGTTCTCGGACGGGTGGGGGCTCATGGGGCGGGCGACTTCTCACGCAGTTCTCTGTGAACCCTGTCCCAGCATCGAGACGCGTGGCGCGACACGGATGACGACCGGAGGGGGCATGTGAATTTATGGCCGTGCCCCATCGAAATGTAAAGGGTCGCCCCGTGCCGTGGAGGACCCCGCCGTCCCCGCCTGTGACCCGCGAGCCTGGCCAGGCGCCGCATGACGCGCCGGCCAGGCCCTCGATCACCCGTGAGGATTCCTAGAGCTGCTTCCTGATACGGACGTTGCGCACCTGGAAGTGGATGGTGCCGCCCTGGTCACCCCAGGCGGGCAGCATCTCGAAGACCGAGCTGACCTTGGTCTGGTCCCAGGTGGCCGGGTAGGACGCGTCGGAGAACGGCATCTTCACCGTCTTCCACGTCCCCACCTCCGGGTGTCCCATCAGGGTCTTCAGGTCCCCCGTCGCGCAGGAGTCCGGCTTGCGGTTGCAGACATTCTTCACCCAGAAGTCCTGGGTGGTCAGGCCGTAGTCCAGCACCCGCACCTCGAACTCCACGCCGCCCGTCCCGGCGATGGCCGACACGTCCAGCAGGTTCGGCTCCTTGACCCCGAAGGCGATGCCGCCGTTGCGGCCACCCTCCTTGAGGTTCGTCATCACCACGTCGATGACCATCTCACCCCCGCCAATGTCGAGCGCGGGATTCACCGTCACCGTCCCCGACGTCCCACCACTGGTCCACCCGTTGGGCGTGGCGAAGAGCGCGGTGTCGGACACGCCGTCGACGTAGGCGTCCTTGTCCTCGGTGATGGAGATGGGCGCCACGGGAGGCGTGCCCGTGCAGCTCACGTTGCCCGTCCGGTTCGGCTCCCAGCGGATGCTGGCGAGCGTCACGTCCAGCGTGTCCGAGGTGTAGAGCAGGAAGGGCGAGTTCACGTTGGTGAAGTCCAGCCCCGTGTCCGCGAAGCACTGGAGCGGAACCGCCAGCTCGCTCCACCCATTGCCCGCCAGGCCCTTGAGGGCCTCGGTGATCTGGATCTCACCCAGGCACGGGTGGATGCAGTGCATGGACAGGTTCACCTGGGCGCTCGGCGCCGTGTTCACCTTCACCGCGAAGACGAGCGAGCCCTTGGAGTTCAGGTAGGGCTGGAGGTTGAGGCCCGCGTTGCCGTTCTTGTTCTGCATGTACACCTGACCCGTGCCGCTGAACTTGACGTTGACCGCGGCCCACTGGAGCCCGTCCTTGTCGTCCACCGGGGTGACGCTGAGCTCATTGGGGGCCAGGCTCGTGGTGTTGCTGGTGTTCTGCTGCACGTCGATACCGCCCCAGTTGGACGGCGCGCCGATGCGCATCACCCAGTTCTCCTGGTTGCCACGCTCGAAGAGGGCCAGCGGGAGGTTGGTGGTGCTCCCGTCTCCCGGCTCCACGCCACAGCCGTTGGTCTGGGTCGTCTCCTCGAACGCGCCCAGTTCCTGGCCCTGGGCATACGTCAGGCCGTAGCCATAGGCGAAGAGCGGATCGTAGTTCGCATCGCCCTTGTTGAGCGACACCTGGCAGGGCGCCTTGGGCCACGAGAAGGAGAGCTTGCCCTGGAAGTCGTGGTCGATGGAGCCATCGTCCTCGCGGAACAGCACGTCCGTCA includes these proteins:
- a CDS encoding sensor histidine kinase, whose protein sequence is MVNQTRRLLWPIAGMVTLGIVLQVFSLLAVVEIDAIADRSRQYVAVAADQRTTAEQFESATSLALVGLATADWELLVRQRTTAQALAGRFVAANTAMLQGGQARTGDVVVTLRGIEEPEVREALSSVWALWEETHAAHVRLLRSDNHSLKNNPDVERFRAAASRLTWALGDVSVLLQRRVQVESSRLTAVHRLTPIGLFLLMLGSAAFVIWRILLPFAASTEELARSEAALRLARDELEQRVAERTRELAQANEALRHAHDGLEVRVKERTQELRDAQRRAVELARQAGMAELATNVLHNVGNVLNSINTSASILDERLRTLRVQPLIKVAELLESHRADLAVFMTEDERGRRLPDYLVKLGQHLSSTRDELLEMTAALHRHVEHIRMIVELQQNYAMSSNIVEVTSLQELVEDALRINAAALGRHGVTVERHFAPLPHVMVDKHKLLQIVLNLISNAKYAVNDNPEGERRLTLRVERPTEDRVHVQVRDNGMGIAPELLTKIFQHGFTTRKDGHGFGLHSCAIAARALGGSLVAHSDGPKKGATFTLELPYRPEGQGSA
- the phnD gene encoding phosphate/phosphite/phosphonate ABC transporter substrate-binding protein, with the translated sequence MSVPTRSSLLLLGLAGVLAIAGGAILGWRTSEPATAAVMAAEQPLPSGERAGTTGMTIRLAMSAAFVSESGIGVYSRIAEYLTHKTGVQTEFISGLAYGTINSMLEEGTVHCGFICGLPYVMLRDNPRPAARLIAAPIVKAARYGGKPKYYSDLIVRQDSPYQSIHDLAGKTYVYNDEISNSGYNLPRYRLIQLGLTNGFFGKVLRSGSHEESIRMVAAGEADASFVDSLVLDYDREKGFGHAAKVRVLESVGPAGICPIVASSRMPEDLRESLQRALVTMHEDPEGRKILEEALLERFTLVDDSNYDDIRSMREAADKAGFTHIR
- a CDS encoding STAS domain-containing protein; protein product: MSPHPSENRRILVVDDNEDIHDDFRRILVPREDTSDLDELEAALLGGASTATPRPPTFELTSARQGSEALAMVQKALADGSPYALAFIDVRMPPGWDGVETLVRIWQEDPRLHAVICSAYSDYSWEAMSARFGRTDRLLVLKKPFDPVEVRQMACALVEKWNQLARPSAPTSLALLPLSEDVVLLPLLGQVDPERLRQVREALVMGLSSRRVRFAILDVTGVPGLGPELAEGLLGVARAVSLAGAELVLTGVPPELGRALALLGSDLGGVRTHPTLHSGVAFAMEKPR